A region of Chitinivibrionales bacterium DNA encodes the following proteins:
- a CDS encoding DUF4389 domain-containing protein, translated as METIQKETDYPSADLFIECPSQSDRLSAFFRIFYALPILILFSLVIGFSSDEGMMIGGGILFLPVMLTILFRNRYPKVWFEWNLYLSGFMMRVVSYLFLLRDEYPSIDDQQFVKLDLRYPDVEKELSRGLPLIKWFLAIPHYLVLAFLFIAVITITIIAWFSILFTGKYPPRMHEFVVGVFRWGLRVNAYAFLLLTDKYPPFRL; from the coding sequence ATGGAAACCATACAAAAAGAAACCGATTATCCCTCTGCGGATCTTTTTATCGAGTGCCCGTCGCAATCCGACAGGCTGTCGGCATTTTTCAGGATATTCTATGCCCTCCCGATTCTTATCCTTTTTTCGCTGGTAATTGGATTCAGTTCGGATGAGGGAATGATGATCGGCGGCGGCATACTGTTTCTTCCGGTGATGCTGACCATTCTTTTCAGAAACAGGTATCCAAAAGTATGGTTTGAATGGAATTTGTATTTATCGGGGTTCATGATGCGGGTTGTTTCTTACCTGTTTTTGCTTCGTGATGAGTATCCGTCAATCGACGATCAACAATTTGTCAAACTCGACCTTCGCTACCCCGATGTCGAAAAAGAATTGAGCAGAGGGCTTCCACTTATCAAATGGTTTTTAGCGATACCCCACTACCTTGTGTTGGCATTTCTTTTTATCGCAGTGATAACCATAACGATCATCGCATGGTTTTCGATCCTTTTCACCGGTAAATACCCTCCCCGGATGCATGAATTTGTGGTGGGAGTATTTAGATGGGGTTTGCGGGTGAATGCCTATGCTTTCCTGCTTTTAACCGACAAATATCCGCCGTTCAGATTGTAA
- a CDS encoding PEP-CTERM sorting domain-containing protein: MKKVLAGILISGFIAVHADLIVNGGFEEFGAEQGFVNHIYMSDLQDNNDPGVYQNDTWDVYKTIPGWHTTSGSGIEIQYNTIVDAHEGNLYVELDSHPSPNSNSGMTQDIYLDETSDLALGFYYIPRTDDQYDNGIIVEFDDQTIDILAGSRPPQNEWVYYEYSLNDVAAGTHSLSFIADGTENTYGGFIDNVSLNTVSVPEPGTLSLLGFGLISLLGLIPIRKKK, translated from the coding sequence ATGAAAAAAGTACTCGCAGGCATACTGATTTCAGGTTTTATTGCAGTCCACGCCGATTTAATTGTCAACGGCGGGTTTGAAGAGTTCGGCGCCGAACAGGGGTTTGTCAACCATATATATATGAGCGACCTTCAGGATAATAACGACCCCGGTGTTTATCAGAACGATACGTGGGATGTCTACAAGACAATTCCCGGCTGGCATACGACTTCCGGAAGCGGTATCGAGATCCAGTACAACACGATTGTCGATGCCCATGAGGGTAATCTGTATGTTGAGTTGGATTCTCACCCCAGCCCCAACAGCAACAGCGGTATGACTCAGGATATCTATTTGGATGAGACATCCGACCTTGCACTGGGTTTCTATTATATTCCCCGCACCGATGATCAATATGATAACGGCATTATCGTTGAATTTGACGACCAAACCATTGATATTCTCGCCGGTTCCCGTCCGCCACAGAATGAATGGGTATACTATGAATACAGTCTCAACGATGTTGCCGCGGGGACTCATTCACTTTCTTTTATTGCCGACGGCACCGAAAACACCTATGGCGGTTTTATCGATAATGTCTCTCTGAATACAGTTTCAGTGCCCGAACCCGGAACACTCTCACTTTTAGGCTTCGGCCTTATCTCGCTTCTTGGCCTGATTCCAATAAGAAAGAAAAAATAA
- a CDS encoding DUF3479 domain-containing protein — protein sequence MKSETRLTFIINASLSTALCGGVTVFRKRYGAKLEVSIFCTHDIEENTVRSEAVAESLRSADMVFLDIRGDGRAVGICERVLGDSTTPVALLIGGSPRLMSLLRLGGFSMKKIMQRSARRSKKPSRGGFSISRAQRIMRIIERVGTFLPFGPLKHARNWALFMQYWGHSGDENICNMLALALREYCGVSLGESPRPRAYPDFGVYDPQSAKTWSSLESYQHDTGFNAKMPTIGILFYGGMHFEQSVVPAKEYIHRLRDRGCNVIPVFSTAPHN from the coding sequence ATGAAAAGCGAAACCAGGCTAACATTTATTATCAATGCCTCACTCAGCACTGCATTGTGCGGCGGTGTAACGGTATTCAGAAAGCGATACGGCGCCAAGCTCGAGGTTTCGATTTTCTGCACTCACGATATCGAAGAGAATACGGTGAGAAGCGAGGCTGTTGCCGAATCGCTTCGCAGCGCCGACATGGTGTTTCTCGATATCCGCGGTGACGGCAGGGCGGTGGGGATTTGCGAGCGGGTGCTGGGTGATTCAACCACGCCGGTGGCACTGCTTATCGGCGGTTCACCCCGTCTGATGTCGCTTCTTCGGTTGGGCGGGTTCAGCATGAAAAAAATCATGCAACGCAGCGCTCGGCGAAGCAAAAAACCAAGCCGCGGCGGATTCAGTATTTCCCGCGCACAGCGTATAATGAGAATTATCGAGCGGGTCGGTACATTTCTGCCCTTCGGACCCCTCAAGCATGCCCGTAACTGGGCGCTGTTCATGCAATACTGGGGGCACAGCGGTGATGAGAACATCTGCAACATGCTGGCGCTGGCCCTGCGGGAATACTGCGGCGTTTCACTCGGAGAATCGCCCCGTCCCAGAGCATATCCGGACTTTGGCGTCTATGATCCCCAAAGCGCCAAAACCTGGTCCTCACTCGAATCGTATCAACACGACACCGGTTTTAATGCAAAAATGCCCACGATCGGCATTCTCTTCTACGGGGGGATGCATTTCGAGCAGAGTGTGGTCCCGGCAAAAGAGTATATCCATCGATTGCGCGACCGGGGGTGCAATGTCATACCGGTTTTTTCAACCGCACCACACAAT